The Oncorhynchus masou masou isolate Uvic2021 chromosome 31, UVic_Omas_1.1, whole genome shotgun sequence genome includes a region encoding these proteins:
- the LOC135524255 gene encoding uncharacterized protein LOC135524255 isoform X3, whose translation MESTIDPTPNVTDNLYKMTEEDVKRLIELRSSNEALFTGKRNAAKVAWNAILKGLGLEGKLTADQIAKKWENLKTRYKDLKYPFLGKDTVSTSIASWPWFQLMDEAMEGRLFNSAHVLAVESSGGEDPSAPSPLTNEREQGTEGADILEFLIKTEMEDSAGTGNLENNATVNTDATQTGASTTMGWRRMSECSYKMTEQETERMIKLRAVNEALFTGRKHTAKPAWRAILNVLGLQGKVTTDQLAKKWDNLKRRYKELKCPARGMESNPNSWPWFYRMNDAVEGRFAGCAPILTPVVEEGDEEFEPSPPPRKRARRTPGRGGMSEFLTESEMDELVETEDRNGAAMYPGSTIGEYHRTTEFSYKLTEEDTKRLIELRASNEALFTGKRNTAKPAWRAIVKEMGLAGKLSADQVSKKWDNLKTKFKDLKYPPRGMENQSSPASWPWFQLMNDAFEGRLAGRAPKITPVWVSEEDYLFVSSPMPTERDPCPMPESSGISELVEAMGPGDTDVDGTVTFIDASGEECPTPLEFSYKMTEQDTRRLIKLRAANEVLFTGRRNAAKTAWKAILKELGLLGKVSTYQVAKKWDNLKRRYKFVPCCSLNRT comes from the exons ATGGAGTCAACGATAGACCCAACGCCTAATGTCACAGATAACTTGTATAAAA TGACTGAAGAGGACGTCAAGAGGTTAATAGAACTGCGTTCCTCCAATGAGGCTCTTTTTACAGGAAAAAGAAATGCTGCCAAGGTTGCCTGGAA TGCAATTCTAAAGGGATTAGGTCTTGAGGGAAAACTGACAGCTGACCAGATTGCCAAAAAGTGGGAAAATCTGAAGACTAGATACaag GATTTAAAATACCCTTTTCTTGGCAAGGACACTGTTTCTACTAGCATAGCCTCCTGGCCATGGTTCCAACTTATGGATGAGGCCATGGAAGGACGCCTCTTCAACAGTGCCCACGTTTTGGCGGTGGAATCTTCGGGTGGTGAGGATCCGAGTGCTCCCTCGCCATTAACCAACGAGAGAGAACAGGGGACCGAGGGTGCTGACATTTTGGAGTTCTTGATCAAAACGGAGATGGAGGACAGTGCAGGGACAGGGAACTTGGAAAACAATGCAACAGTTAACACTGATGCAACTCAGACTGGGGCCTCTACTACTATGGGCTGGCGAAGAATGTCAGAATGCTCATAtaaaa TGACCGAGCAGGAGACGGAGAGAATGATAAAGCTGCGTGCCGTGAATGAGGCCCTCTTCACAGGCAGAAAACATACCGCTAAGCCAGCCTGGAG AGCTATTTTGAATGTGTTGGGTCTTCAGGGAAAGGTGACTACTGACCAGCTAGCCAAAAAGTGGGATAATCTCAAGAGGCGATATAAG GAGTTGAAATGTCCAGCCCGCGGCATGGAGAGCAACCCAAATTCCTGGCCCTGGTTCTACCGCATGAATGATGCTGTCGAGGGGCGTTTCGCTGGCTGCGCCCCCATCCTGACGCCAGTAGTAGAGGAGGGTGATGAGGAGTTTGAGCCCTCTCCACCACCAAGGAAGAGGGCTCGTCGGACACCAGGGAGGGGGGGGATGTCGGAGTTCTTGACAGAGTCAGAAATGGATGAGCTGGTAGAAACAGAGGATAGGAACGGTGCTGCCATGTACCCAGGGTCCACCATAGGGGAGTATCACAGGACCACGGAATTCTCATATAAGC TGACTGAGGAGGACACCAAGAGATTGATAGAGCTGCGTGCTTCTAATGAGGCTCTTTTCACAGGAAAGAGAAATACTGCCAAGCCTGCTTGGAG GGCAATAGTGAAAGAGATGGGCCTCGCAGGCAAGTTGTCTGCTGATCAGGTCTCTAAAAAGTGGGACAACCTGAAGACAAAATTCAAG GACTTGAAGTACCCGCCACGTGGCATGGAGAATCAGAGCAGCCCTGCCTCCTGGCCTTGGTTCCAACTTATGAACGATGCCTTCGAGGGCCGACTGGCCGGGAGAGCCCCCAAAATAACCCCTGTATGGGTGAGCGAGGAAGACTACTTGTTTGTATCCTCGCCGAtgcctacagagagagacccgtGTCCCATGCCAGAGAGTAGTGGGATTTCTGAGCTGGTAGAGGCAATGGGACCAGGGGACACAGATGTGGATGGAACTGTTACGTTCATCGATGCCAGTGGAGAGGAGTGCCCCACACCTTTGGAATTCTCCTATAAAA TGACAGAGCAGGATACGAGGAGGCTGATCAAGTTGCGGGCTGCCAATGAGGTTCTCTTCACTGGGAGGCGAAATGCTGCCAAGACTGCATGGAA GGCCATTTTAAAAGAGTTGGGTCTCCTGGGAAAGGTGTCAACTTACCAGGTGGCCAAGAAGTGGGACAACTTAAAGAGGAGATATAAG TTTGTCCCCTGTTGTTCTCTGAACAGGACCTGA
- the LOC135524255 gene encoding uncharacterized protein LOC135524255 isoform X1, producing MESTIDPTPNVTDNLYKMTEEDVKRLIELRSSNEALFTGKRNAAKVAWNAILKGLGLEGKLTADQIAKKWENLKTRYKDLKYPFLGKDTVSTSIASWPWFQLMDEAMEGRLFNSAHVLAVESSGGEDPSAPSPLTNEREQGTEGADILEFLIKTEMEDSAGTGNLENNATVNTDATQTGASTTMGWRRMSECSYKMTEQETERMIKLRAVNEALFTGRKHTAKPAWRAILNVLGLQGKVTTDQLAKKWDNLKRRYKELKCPARGMESNPNSWPWFYRMNDAVEGRFAGCAPILTPVVEEGDEEFEPSPPPRKRARRTPGRGGMSEFLTESEMDELVETEDRNGAAMYPGSTIGEYHRTTEFSYKLTEEDTKRLIELRASNEALFTGKRNTAKPAWRAIVKEMGLAGKLSADQVSKKWDNLKTKFKDLKYPPRGMENQSSPASWPWFQLMNDAFEGRLAGRAPKITPVWVSEEDYLFVSSPMPTERDPCPMPESSGISELVEAMGPGDTDVDGTVTFIDASGEECPTPLEFSYKMTEQDTRRLIKLRAANEVLFTGRRNAAKTAWKAILKELGLLGKVSTYQVAKKWDNLKRRYKDLKYPPVGMESMADNAASWPWFYLMNEAMEGRLAASGPVLTPITDGDDPKPSPLQPIRSRGRPLLDRGDTTLEYDQEMYADPATEECHRATAECERALREERLGRGPAGATAAHKGVTLEREWEMVERERAAIEGDRAAVDRERQWLESERANLARERMLLEQDRMALGREREAFESQRAAVVMNSATVVHTGHINHCGMGM from the exons ATGGAGTCAACGATAGACCCAACGCCTAATGTCACAGATAACTTGTATAAAA TGACTGAAGAGGACGTCAAGAGGTTAATAGAACTGCGTTCCTCCAATGAGGCTCTTTTTACAGGAAAAAGAAATGCTGCCAAGGTTGCCTGGAA TGCAATTCTAAAGGGATTAGGTCTTGAGGGAAAACTGACAGCTGACCAGATTGCCAAAAAGTGGGAAAATCTGAAGACTAGATACaag GATTTAAAATACCCTTTTCTTGGCAAGGACACTGTTTCTACTAGCATAGCCTCCTGGCCATGGTTCCAACTTATGGATGAGGCCATGGAAGGACGCCTCTTCAACAGTGCCCACGTTTTGGCGGTGGAATCTTCGGGTGGTGAGGATCCGAGTGCTCCCTCGCCATTAACCAACGAGAGAGAACAGGGGACCGAGGGTGCTGACATTTTGGAGTTCTTGATCAAAACGGAGATGGAGGACAGTGCAGGGACAGGGAACTTGGAAAACAATGCAACAGTTAACACTGATGCAACTCAGACTGGGGCCTCTACTACTATGGGCTGGCGAAGAATGTCAGAATGCTCATAtaaaa TGACCGAGCAGGAGACGGAGAGAATGATAAAGCTGCGTGCCGTGAATGAGGCCCTCTTCACAGGCAGAAAACATACCGCTAAGCCAGCCTGGAG AGCTATTTTGAATGTGTTGGGTCTTCAGGGAAAGGTGACTACTGACCAGCTAGCCAAAAAGTGGGATAATCTCAAGAGGCGATATAAG GAGTTGAAATGTCCAGCCCGCGGCATGGAGAGCAACCCAAATTCCTGGCCCTGGTTCTACCGCATGAATGATGCTGTCGAGGGGCGTTTCGCTGGCTGCGCCCCCATCCTGACGCCAGTAGTAGAGGAGGGTGATGAGGAGTTTGAGCCCTCTCCACCACCAAGGAAGAGGGCTCGTCGGACACCAGGGAGGGGGGGGATGTCGGAGTTCTTGACAGAGTCAGAAATGGATGAGCTGGTAGAAACAGAGGATAGGAACGGTGCTGCCATGTACCCAGGGTCCACCATAGGGGAGTATCACAGGACCACGGAATTCTCATATAAGC TGACTGAGGAGGACACCAAGAGATTGATAGAGCTGCGTGCTTCTAATGAGGCTCTTTTCACAGGAAAGAGAAATACTGCCAAGCCTGCTTGGAG GGCAATAGTGAAAGAGATGGGCCTCGCAGGCAAGTTGTCTGCTGATCAGGTCTCTAAAAAGTGGGACAACCTGAAGACAAAATTCAAG GACTTGAAGTACCCGCCACGTGGCATGGAGAATCAGAGCAGCCCTGCCTCCTGGCCTTGGTTCCAACTTATGAACGATGCCTTCGAGGGCCGACTGGCCGGGAGAGCCCCCAAAATAACCCCTGTATGGGTGAGCGAGGAAGACTACTTGTTTGTATCCTCGCCGAtgcctacagagagagacccgtGTCCCATGCCAGAGAGTAGTGGGATTTCTGAGCTGGTAGAGGCAATGGGACCAGGGGACACAGATGTGGATGGAACTGTTACGTTCATCGATGCCAGTGGAGAGGAGTGCCCCACACCTTTGGAATTCTCCTATAAAA TGACAGAGCAGGATACGAGGAGGCTGATCAAGTTGCGGGCTGCCAATGAGGTTCTCTTCACTGGGAGGCGAAATGCTGCCAAGACTGCATGGAA GGCCATTTTAAAAGAGTTGGGTCTCCTGGGAAAGGTGTCAACTTACCAGGTGGCCAAGAAGTGGGACAACTTAAAGAGGAGATATAAG GACCTGAAGTACCCTCCTGTGGGCATGGAGAGCATGGCAGACAATGCTGCTTCCTGGCCATGGTTCTACCTCATGAACGAGGCCATGGAGGGCCGCCTCGCTGCCAGCGGACCTGTCCTGACCCCTATAACGGATGGCGACGACCCAAAGCCTTCCCCTTTGCAGCCCATTCGAAGTAGAGGACGCCCGTTGCTGGACAGAGGCGACACCACACTGGAGTACGACCAAGAGATGTATGCGGACCCCGCCACAGAGGAGTGCCACCGGGCCACAGCGGAGTGTGAGAGGGCCCTAAGAGAGGAGAGGTTGGGTAGGGGGCCAGCTGGGGCCACTGCTGCTCACAAGGGAGTGacactagagagagagtgggagatggtggagagggagagggcagcgATAGAGGGGGATAGAGCGGCAGTGGACAGAGAGCGGCAGTggctggagagcgagagagccaaCTTGGCAAGAGAGAGGATGCTGTTGGAACAGGACAGGATggccctggggagagagagagaggcctttgAGAGCCAGAGGGCAGCAGTGGTGATGAACAGCGCTACAGTGGTGCACACTGGACATATCAACCACTGTGGGATGGGGATGTAG
- the LOC135524255 gene encoding uncharacterized protein LOC135524255 isoform X2, with the protein MDEAMEGRLFNSAHVLAVESSGGEDPSAPSPLTNEREQGTEGADILEFLIKTEMEDSAGTGNLENNATVNTDATQTGASTTMGWRRMSECSYKMTEQETERMIKLRAVNEALFTGRKHTAKPAWRAILNVLGLQGKVTTDQLAKKWDNLKRRYKELKCPARGMESNPNSWPWFYRMNDAVEGRFAGCAPILTPVVEEGDEEFEPSPPPRKRARRTPGRGGMSEFLTESEMDELVETEDRNGAAMYPGSTIGEYHRTTEFSYKLTEEDTKRLIELRASNEALFTGKRNTAKPAWRAIVKEMGLAGKLSADQVSKKWDNLKTKFKDLKYPPRGMENQSSPASWPWFQLMNDAFEGRLAGRAPKITPVWVSEEDYLFVSSPMPTERDPCPMPESSGISELVEAMGPGDTDVDGTVTFIDASGEECPTPLEFSYKMTEQDTRRLIKLRAANEVLFTGRRNAAKTAWKAILKELGLLGKVSTYQVAKKWDNLKRRYKDLKYPPVGMESMADNAASWPWFYLMNEAMEGRLAASGPVLTPITDGDDPKPSPLQPIRSRGRPLLDRGDTTLEYDQEMYADPATEECHRATAECERALREERLGRGPAGATAAHKGVTLEREWEMVERERAAIEGDRAAVDRERQWLESERANLARERMLLEQDRMALGREREAFESQRAAVVMNSATVVHTGHINHCGMGM; encoded by the exons ATGGATGAGGCCATGGAAGGACGCCTCTTCAACAGTGCCCACGTTTTGGCGGTGGAATCTTCGGGTGGTGAGGATCCGAGTGCTCCCTCGCCATTAACCAACGAGAGAGAACAGGGGACCGAGGGTGCTGACATTTTGGAGTTCTTGATCAAAACGGAGATGGAGGACAGTGCAGGGACAGGGAACTTGGAAAACAATGCAACAGTTAACACTGATGCAACTCAGACTGGGGCCTCTACTACTATGGGCTGGCGAAGAATGTCAGAATGCTCATAtaaaa TGACCGAGCAGGAGACGGAGAGAATGATAAAGCTGCGTGCCGTGAATGAGGCCCTCTTCACAGGCAGAAAACATACCGCTAAGCCAGCCTGGAG AGCTATTTTGAATGTGTTGGGTCTTCAGGGAAAGGTGACTACTGACCAGCTAGCCAAAAAGTGGGATAATCTCAAGAGGCGATATAAG GAGTTGAAATGTCCAGCCCGCGGCATGGAGAGCAACCCAAATTCCTGGCCCTGGTTCTACCGCATGAATGATGCTGTCGAGGGGCGTTTCGCTGGCTGCGCCCCCATCCTGACGCCAGTAGTAGAGGAGGGTGATGAGGAGTTTGAGCCCTCTCCACCACCAAGGAAGAGGGCTCGTCGGACACCAGGGAGGGGGGGGATGTCGGAGTTCTTGACAGAGTCAGAAATGGATGAGCTGGTAGAAACAGAGGATAGGAACGGTGCTGCCATGTACCCAGGGTCCACCATAGGGGAGTATCACAGGACCACGGAATTCTCATATAAGC TGACTGAGGAGGACACCAAGAGATTGATAGAGCTGCGTGCTTCTAATGAGGCTCTTTTCACAGGAAAGAGAAATACTGCCAAGCCTGCTTGGAG GGCAATAGTGAAAGAGATGGGCCTCGCAGGCAAGTTGTCTGCTGATCAGGTCTCTAAAAAGTGGGACAACCTGAAGACAAAATTCAAG GACTTGAAGTACCCGCCACGTGGCATGGAGAATCAGAGCAGCCCTGCCTCCTGGCCTTGGTTCCAACTTATGAACGATGCCTTCGAGGGCCGACTGGCCGGGAGAGCCCCCAAAATAACCCCTGTATGGGTGAGCGAGGAAGACTACTTGTTTGTATCCTCGCCGAtgcctacagagagagacccgtGTCCCATGCCAGAGAGTAGTGGGATTTCTGAGCTGGTAGAGGCAATGGGACCAGGGGACACAGATGTGGATGGAACTGTTACGTTCATCGATGCCAGTGGAGAGGAGTGCCCCACACCTTTGGAATTCTCCTATAAAA TGACAGAGCAGGATACGAGGAGGCTGATCAAGTTGCGGGCTGCCAATGAGGTTCTCTTCACTGGGAGGCGAAATGCTGCCAAGACTGCATGGAA GGCCATTTTAAAAGAGTTGGGTCTCCTGGGAAAGGTGTCAACTTACCAGGTGGCCAAGAAGTGGGACAACTTAAAGAGGAGATATAAG GACCTGAAGTACCCTCCTGTGGGCATGGAGAGCATGGCAGACAATGCTGCTTCCTGGCCATGGTTCTACCTCATGAACGAGGCCATGGAGGGCCGCCTCGCTGCCAGCGGACCTGTCCTGACCCCTATAACGGATGGCGACGACCCAAAGCCTTCCCCTTTGCAGCCCATTCGAAGTAGAGGACGCCCGTTGCTGGACAGAGGCGACACCACACTGGAGTACGACCAAGAGATGTATGCGGACCCCGCCACAGAGGAGTGCCACCGGGCCACAGCGGAGTGTGAGAGGGCCCTAAGAGAGGAGAGGTTGGGTAGGGGGCCAGCTGGGGCCACTGCTGCTCACAAGGGAGTGacactagagagagagtgggagatggtggagagggagagggcagcgATAGAGGGGGATAGAGCGGCAGTGGACAGAGAGCGGCAGTggctggagagcgagagagccaaCTTGGCAAGAGAGAGGATGCTGTTGGAACAGGACAGGATggccctggggagagagagagaggcctttgAGAGCCAGAGGGCAGCAGTGGTGATGAACAGCGCTACAGTGGTGCACACTGGACATATCAACCACTGTGGGATGGGGATGTAG
- the LOC135524257 gene encoding ADP-ribosylation factor-like protein 1 yields the protein MGGFFSSLFSGLFGTREMRILILGLDGAGKTTILYRLQVGEVVTTIPTIGFNVETVTYKNLKFQVWDLGGQTSIRPYWRCYYSNTDAVIYVVDSSDRDRMGISKSELVAMLEEEELKKAILVVFANKQDMEQAMTPTEVANSLGLPALKDRKWQIFKTSATKGTGLDDAMEWLVESLKSGQ from the exons ATGG GTGGGTTCTTCTCCAGTCTTTTTTCTGGCCTGTTTGGCACCAGGGAAATGAGGATACTGATCCTGGGGTTGGATGGAGCTGGGAAAACCACAATCCTTTACAGACTTCAAGTTGGGGAGGTCGTCACCACTATTCCCA CCATTGGTTTCAACGTGGAAACGGTGACATACAAGAATCTGAAGTTCCAGGTGTGGGATCTTGGAGGGCAGACCAGTATTAG gcCTTACTGGCGCTGCTACTACTCCAACACTGATGCTGTTATCTATGTAGTGGACAGCAGTGACAGGGACAGGATGGGAATCTCCAAGTCTGAACTGGTGGCTATGCTTGAG GAGGAGGAGCTGAAGAAGGCTATACTGGTGGTGTTTGCCAACAAGCAAGACATGGAGCAGGCCATGACTCCCACTGAGGTCGCCAATTCCCTGGGCCTGCCAGCACTCAAAGACAGAAAGTGGCAGATCTTCAAGACCTCCGCCACCAAGGGAACAGGGTTGGACGATGCCATGGAATG GCTGGTGGAGTCTCTCAAGAGCGGACAGTAA